The following proteins are encoded in a genomic region of Pyxicephalus adspersus chromosome 9, UCB_Pads_2.0, whole genome shotgun sequence:
- the HARBI1 gene encoding putative nuclease HARBI1 — MAIPITILDCDLLLYGRGHRTLDRFRLDDVTDEYLLSMYGFPRPFIDYLVELLGGSLSRPTQRSRAISPETQIMAALGFYTSGSFQTRMGDTIGISQASMSRCVTNVTEALVERASQFISFPNEEASVQKLKDDFYNLAGVPGVLGVVDCMHVTIKAPNAEDMSYVNRRGMHSLNCLLACDAQGVLLWAETQRPGSMQDSVVLHQSELCCLFETKMHKEGWLLGDSAFLLRPWLMTPVQIPESPQEYRYNMGHTATHGIMERTQRALRHRFRCLDGSRATMQYSPEKSSQIVLACCILHNIALQHGLDIWCDIGCTALEAGEDCNNMETVETEAYRMRQELVLTHFS; from the exons ATGGCAATTCCTATTACAATCCTAGACTGTGACTTACTGCTGTATGGTCGGGGACATCGCACACTTGACAGATTTCGGCTGGATGATGTCACGGATGAATACTTACTTTCAATGTATGGATTCCCTCGTCCCTTTATTGACTACTTGGTTGAGCTGTTGGGTGGAAGCCTCTCCAGACCAACGCAGCGTTCCAGAGCAATCAGCCCAGAGACCCAGATTATGGCCGCTCTTGGATTTTACACCTCGGGGTCATTTCAGACACGCATGGGAGACACTATAGGAATCAGCCAAGCCTCCATGAGTCGCTGCGTCACTAACGTAACTGAAGCCCTGGTGGAGAGAGCATCGCAGTTCATAAGTTTTCCTAATGAGGAAGCCTCTGTGCAGAAGCTAAAGGATGACTTTTATAATTTGGCTGGGGTTCCTGGGGTCCTGGGAGTTGTAGACTGCATGCATGTAACTATCAAAGCCCCTAATGCTGAGGACATGTCATATGTAAACAGAAGGGGCATGCATTCTTTAAACTGTCTTCTCGCCTGTGATGCTCAAGGCGTACTACTGTGGGCTGAAACCCAACGACCAGGCAGCATGCAGGACAGTGTTGTTCTTCAtcaatctgagctctgctgttTGTTTGAGACAAAAATGCACAAGGAAGGCTGGTTGCTGG ggGACAGTGCATTTCTTCTCCGGCCTTGGCTGATGACCCCGGTTCAGATACCTGAGAGTCCCCAGGAATACCGTTACAACATGGGCCATACCGCTACTCACGGCATCATGGAGCGCACCCAGCGAGCTCTTCGGCACCGTTTTCGCTGTCTTGATGGTTCTCGGGCTACAATGCAGTATTCTCCTGAAAAATCATCTCAGATTGTTTTGGCCTGTTGCATATTACATAACATTGCATTACAACATGGCCTGGATATCTGGTGTGATATTGGATGTACTGCTCTGGAGGCTGGAGAGGACTGTAACAATATGGAAACAGTAGAAACAGAAGCTTATCGCATGAGACAGGAACTTGTCCTCACACATTTCAGCTGA